In Rutidosis leptorrhynchoides isolate AG116_Rl617_1_P2 chromosome 2, CSIRO_AGI_Rlap_v1, whole genome shotgun sequence, one genomic interval encodes:
- the LOC139891017 gene encoding vacuolar protein-sorting-associated protein 11 homolog, translated as MYQWRKFEFFEEKYGGKSLADGKIECCSSGRGKLAVGCEDGTVTLLDRGFKFSYVFQAHTSSVLFLQQLKQRNFLLTVGEDEQISPQLSSVCLKVFDLDKTQPEGPSTSIPDCIQILRIFTNQFPEAKITSFLVLEEAPPILLIAIGLDNGCIYCIQGDIERERIKRFMLQVENHQDKSQCSITGMAFRVDGKAFQLFAVTPNSVSLFNLQTQPASRQTLDHIGSNVNSVAMNDRLEFIIGRPEAVYFYEVDGRGPCWAFEGEKKFLSWFRGYLLCVIADQRSGNHTFNIYDLKNRLIAHSIVVKEVSHMLCEWGSIVLIMKDSSAICIGEKDMESKLDMLFKKNLYTVAINLVQSQQADAAATAEVLRKYGDHLYSKQDFDEAMAQYIHTIGHLEPSYVIQKFLDAQRIYNLTNYLENLHEKGLGSKDHTTLLLNCYTKLKDVEKLNVFIKNEDGVGEHKFDVETAIRVCRAANYHEHAMYVAKKSGRHEWYLKILLEDLGRYEEALQYISSLDSSQAGVTVKEYGKILIEHKPEETVEILMRLCTEEGTYAYMLPSPVDFLNIFIHYPRSLMNFLEKYIKKVKDSPAQVEIHNTLLELYLSSDLNFPSMSQANIIENGTLKQEVNGKLTQEHENIKSENDHQERLKKGLVLLKSAWPSDLEQPLYDVDLAIILCEMNAFKEGLLYLYEKLKLFKEVIACYMRSHDHEGLIACCKRLGDSGTGGDPTLWADLLKYFGELGEDCSKEVREVLTYIERDDILPPIMVLQTLSLNPCLSLSVIKDYIARKLEHESKLIEEDRRMIDKYQEETSTMRKEIQDLRTNARIFQLSKCTACTFTLDLPAVHFMCMHSFHQRCLGDNEKECPECAPEYRSVLEMKRNLESNSKNQDQFFNQVKSSKDGFSVIAEYFGKGIISKTSKEPAGSRRSNGTSTTSF; from the exons ATGTATCAATGGAGGAAATTCGAATTTTTTGAGGAAAAATATGGCGGAAAAAGCTTGGCTGATGGAAAAATAGAGTGTTGTTCAAGCGGAAGGGGTAAATTAGCGGTTGGATGTGAAGATGGAACAGTTACTTTACTAGATCGAGGTTTTAAGTTCAGCTATGTATTTCAAGCTCATACGTCATCTGTTTTATTCCTCCAACAACTCAAG CAACGTAACTTCCTGCTAACTGTGGGAGAAGACGAACAAATATCTCCACAGTTATCATCTGTTTGCCTCAAGGTTTTTGATCTTGATAAAACTCAACCCGAGGGTCCCAGTACATCAATTCCTGATTGTATTCAAATACTACGGATATTCACTAATCAGTTTCCAGAAGCAAAG ATAACATCATTTCTAGTTTTAGAAGAAGCTCCACCGATACTGCTAATAGCTATTGGACTAGACAATGGTTGCATTTATTGTATTCAAGGAGATATTGAACGTGAACGTATCAAACGTTTCATGCTTCAAGTGGAGAATCATCAAGATAAAAGCCAATGTTCTATAACTGGAATGGCGTTTCGTGTTGATGGGAAAGCTTTTCAGTTATTTGCAGTTACTCCAAATTCTGTTAGCTTGTTTAACTTGCAGACTCAGCCCGCTAGCCGACAAACCCTTGATCATATAGGATCTAATGTCAACAGCGTTGCAATGAACGACCGTTTG GAGTTTATCATTGGTCGACCTGAGGCCGTGTATTTCTATGAAGTTGACGGTAGAGGTCCTTGTTGGGCTTTTGAAGGAGAAAAGAAGTTTCTTAGCTGGTTTCGTGGATACTTATTATGTGTAATCGCAGACCAAAGAAGTGGCAACCACACATTTAACATCTACGATTTAAAAAATCGCCTAATTGCACACAGTATAGTTGTTAAAGAAGTTTCTCACATGTTATGTGAATGGGGAAGCATAGTTCTTATAATGAAAGATAGTTCAGCTATCTGTATTGGTGAAAAAGATATGGAAAGCAAATTGGACATGCTTTTTAAAAAGAATCTTTATACTGTAGCCATTAATCTTGTTCAGAGTCAACAAGCTGATGCAGCTGCTACAGCTGAAGTGTTAAGAAAATATGGTGATCATTTATATAGCAAGCAAGATTTTGATGAAGCTATGGCTCAGTACATTCATACGATCGGTCATCTAGAACCTTCTTATGTGATCCAGAAGTTTCTAGATGCACAAAGGATCTATAATCTTACAAACTACTTGGAGAACTTGCATGAAAAAGGTCTTGGTTCAAAAGACCATACTACCCTTCTTTTAAACTGTTATACCAAACTGAAAGATGTGGAGAAACTGAATGTTTTTATAAAAAATGAGGATGGTGTCGGGGAACATAAGTTTGATGTGGAAACTGCAATTAGGGTTTGTCGAGCTGCTAATTATCATGAACATGCAATGTATGTTGCTAAAAAGAGTGGTAGACATGAGTGGTATTTAAAGATTTTGCTTGAAGATTTGGGACGATATGAAGAGGCGTTGCAGTATATTTCAAGTCTTGACTCGAGTCAAGCTGGTGTGACGGTTAAAGAGTACGGTAAGATACTTATCGAGCATAAACCGGAGGAAACTGTCGAAATTCTCATGAGACTTTGCACCGAGGAAGGTACATATGCATATATGTTACCGTCCCCTGttgattttctcaatatcttcattCATTATCCAAGATCACTTATGAATTTTCttgaaaagtatataaaaaaagTCAAAGACTCGCCTGCACAAGTCGAAATTCACAACACGTTATTGGAGCTATATTTATCTAGCGATTTGAATTTCCCATCGATGTCACAAGCTAATATTATTGAAAACGGTACTTTGAAACAAGAGGTTAACGGGAAATTAACTCAAGAACATGAAAATATCAAAAGTGAAAACGATCATCAAGAAAGACTTAAAAAGGGGCTTGTATTACTCAAGAGTGCATGGCCGTCAGATCTAGAACAACCATTGTATGATGTTGATTTGGCTATTATTCTGTGTGAAATGAATGCATTCAAAGAAGGCCTTTTATATCTCTATGAAAAGTTGAAACTTTTTAAAGAGGTGATTGCTTGTTACATGCGGTCACATGATCACGAAGGTTTGATTGCTTGTTGTAAGAGGCTCGGGGATTCAGGAACGGGTGGTGACCCGACCCTTTGGGCAGATTTATTGAAGTATTTTGGTGAACTTGGGGAAGATTGCTCTAAAGAAGTGCGGGAAGTTTTGACTTATATTGAAAGAGACGATATTTTGCCTCCTATTATGGTTTTGCAGACACTTTCTTTAAATCCATGTCTTAGTCTTTCTGTCATTAAAGATTATATAGCTAGAAAATTGGAACATGAGTCGAAGCTTATTGAAGAAGACCGCCGAATGATCGACAAGTACCAG GAAGAAACATCAACAATGAGAAAAGAAATTCAAGATTTGAGGACCAATGCTCGAATCTTTCAGCTAAGCAAGTGTACGGCTTGCACTTTTACGCTTGATCTTCCAGCTGTCCACTTCATGTGTATGCATTCATTTCATCAACGTTGTCTTGGTGACAACGAAAAAGAATGTCCGGAATGCGCACCCGAGTACAGATCGGTCCTTGAAATGAAAAGAAACTTGGAAAGCAACTCCAAAAACCAAGATCAGTTCTTTAATCAAGTTAAGAGCTCAAAAGATGGATTTTCAGTAATTGCTGAATATTTTGGAAAGGGGATTATTAGCAAAACCAGTAAAGAACCAGCTGGATCTCGAAGATCAAACGGTACTTCCACCACTAGCTTCTGA